One window of Methanogenium organophilum genomic DNA carries:
- a CDS encoding DUF134 domain-containing protein, which translates to MAEPVDRISNTVCINNFQIEDSVQMRCCSSGGPKPVRRGRPRKRRALNENSQYRCYKPCCHPDADGRVNVLEPEELEALRLVDLLNYDQESAAAQMGISRKTLWRDLHAGRTKVVEALVEGKRLEMGGCTDSEKEKCCYRNGECRYTEPVSESDSGRD; encoded by the coding sequence ATGGCAGAACCTGTTGACAGAATATCAAATACCGTATGCATAAATAATTTTCAAATAGAAGATTCTGTACAGATGAGATGCTGCAGTAGCGGAGGACCAAAACCAGTCCGGCGTGGGAGGCCCCGTAAACGAAGGGCCCTCAACGAAAATTCTCAATATCGCTGTTATAAGCCGTGTTGCCATCCTGATGCTGATGGAAGGGTGAATGTGCTTGAACCCGAAGAACTTGAGGCGCTGAGACTAGTAGATTTACTGAATTATGACCAGGAATCTGCGGCCGCACAGATGGGAATATCCAGAAAGACTCTGTGGCGTGATCTCCATGCGGGCCGAACAAAGGTTGTTGAAGCCCTCGTTGAAGGTAAAAGGCTTGAGATGGGGGGGTGCACTGATTCTGAGAAAGAAAAATGCTGCTACAGAAATGGGGAGTGCAGATATACAGAACCCGTATCTGAAAGTGATTCTGGACGGGATTAG
- a CDS encoding methyltransferase domain-containing protein — MKCIFELSGEHPDLPFAEAETLACIEERATQVAVAECDDPDACERLAMTHTVMEYLGTCDADERSITAMLQDLSITTEQTFAARVRKMEDATTALSQLSLERLIGANINGPVSLDSPQQEYRAIIAGDKCYFGRVILHIDRGSYQYRNPMRRPFFHPGVMMPITARTLVNLARTKTDEIICDPFCGTGGVLLEAKLCGMKIIGSDMDQMMIDGCRKNLPDADLFRADATKLPLVDDSVDAVVTDLPYGHSVCIMAESMNQLYSDSLQEIRRILKPGGRCVIVTHVDIQSVAEENFTVVRKFYQRIHKSLTRQILILE, encoded by the coding sequence ATGAAATGTATCTTTGAACTTTCCGGAGAGCATCCTGATCTGCCGTTTGCAGAAGCGGAAACACTCGCATGCATAGAAGAACGGGCAACACAGGTTGCGGTTGCCGAATGCGATGACCCTGACGCCTGCGAACGGCTGGCCATGACACATACGGTCATGGAATATCTGGGCACATGTGACGCTGATGAAAGAAGCATAACTGCCATGCTTCAGGATCTCTCTATTACAACCGAGCAGACCTTTGCCGCACGTGTCCGGAAGATGGAGGACGCCACCACAGCACTGTCTCAGCTATCCCTGGAAAGACTGATTGGCGCTAATATCAACGGTCCGGTTTCCCTTGATTCGCCACAACAGGAATACCGGGCAATTATCGCGGGCGATAAATGTTATTTTGGGCGTGTCATTCTGCACATCGACAGAGGGAGTTATCAATACAGAAATCCGATGCGCAGGCCGTTCTTTCATCCGGGTGTGATGATGCCAATTACTGCCCGCACACTGGTGAACCTCGCACGGACAAAGACGGATGAAATCATCTGTGACCCGTTTTGTGGAACAGGGGGAGTACTTCTGGAGGCAAAACTCTGTGGAATGAAGATCATTGGAAGTGATATGGACCAGATGATGATTGATGGGTGCCGCAAAAACCTGCCGGATGCGGATCTATTCCGTGCAGATGCAACAAAACTCCCTCTTGTAGATGACTCTGTTGATGCAGTGGTAACGGACCTTCCCTACGGACACTCCGTTTGCATCATGGCAGAGTCAATGAACCAGCTGTACTCCGATTCATTGCAGGAAATCCGCAGAATTCTTAAACCCGGCGGGAGATGCGTCATTGTAACCCACGTGGATATTCAGTCAGTGGCAGAAGAGAATTTCACCGTTGTCAGAAAGTTTTACCAGCGGATTCACAAAAGCCTGACAAGACAGATCCTGATCCTTGAATGA